A genomic segment from Salvia splendens isolate huo1 chromosome 13, SspV2, whole genome shotgun sequence encodes:
- the LOC121760668 gene encoding uncharacterized protein LOC121760668, which produces MVLWHPPDAPWVNLNTDGAFSSSTLEAGEGGLVRGSDGGLLPAFCTPIAASSSFEAELLALIRGLEMAMELSTHIWIELDSAALVSLLSSGQLGAADLRHHMALIRSMTSQRHVRFSHIYREGNRAADFLAGRGVQTPALTYYDPTSAPRYLKALVRMDQLGYPNFLFRRRDVD; this is translated from the coding sequence ATGGTCCTATGGCATCCACCTGATGCCCCTTGGGTGAATCTAAACACTGACGGTGCCTTCTCTTCATCGACTCTAGAGGCAGGGGAGGGAGGATTGGTTCGAGGTTCGGATGGAGGACTTCTGCCCGCCTTCTGCACTCCGATAGCcgcatcatcgagctttgagGCGGAGTTGTTGGCTCTGATTCGGGGTCTCGAGATGGCTATGGAACTTTCTACACACATATGGATTGAGCTGGACTCAGCGGCCCTGGTTTCCTTGCTGTCATCTGGACAGCTTGGCGCTGCGGATCTtagacatcacatggctttgatccggagtATGACTTCTCAACGGCATGTCCGgttctcacacatctacagagaaggGAACCGGGCAGCTGATTTtcttgcaggtaggggggtTCAGACCCCAGCCCTTACTTACTACGATCCAACCTCTGCGCCTCGGTATCTGAAGGCGCtggttaggatggaccagctgggatatcctaacttcctCTTCCGCCGCAGAGATGTGGATTGA
- the LOC121763005 gene encoding IQ domain-containing protein IQM2-like produces the protein MGVACSCPLSFFFDLENGYESLVANSFKLECDERNVPVRSSSFKGKLIEPAKLQSLGSGKLLREGSLRFRAKKAQTIEAQADDSSTGLESVGFLSRSGSLVRSTTPHSPILDPSSPKHEAAIKLQKVYKSFRTRRKLADCAVLIEQSWWKVLDFAELKRSSISFFDIEKHETAISRWSRARTRAAKVGKGLSQNSKAQKLALQHWLEAIDPRHRYGHNLHFYYTKWLNSQSKEPFFYWLDIGEGKEVNIMEKCARSKLQQQCIKYLGPREREDYEVSVEDGKLLYNKTGELVDTIDEPKGCKWIFVLSTSRTLYVGKKKKGSFQHSSFLAGGATLAAGRIVADKGVLKAVWPHSGHYRPTAENFQNLLSFLTDNDVDLDKVEFDSVDDEDKDRVGKHMRNISSGDDLTEREQLDMEEHIVEHSSFLKVSSGGGEEGVNLTKLDARNSSSNLTLEIPSRDKRLKVEVKSFILAEEEMDICEEEDETIPEESILKRINSHKGMKSYQLGKQLSCKWSTGAGPRIGCLRDYPAGLQTHVLEQLNLSPRSRRRLRFDFPSRATTPTGSNLSRAGSSSL, from the exons ATGGGGGTAGCTTGTTCATGTCCACTTAGTTTCTTCTTTGATTTGGAGAATGGATATGAGTCATTGGTTGCAAATTCATTCAAACTAGAATGTGATGAGAGGAACGTCCCGGTTCGGTCTTCAAGCTTTAAAGGGAAGCTTATTGAGCCTGCAAAACTGCAGTCATTAGGCTCAGGGAAGCTCTTGAGAGAAGGATCTCTTAGGTTTAGAGCCAAGAAAGCTCAAACCATTGAGGCTCAAGCTGATGATAGTTCCACGGGCCTAGAATCGGTTGGTTTCTTGTCTAGATCGGGTAGCTTGGTGAGGAGTACCACTCCACATTCCCCGATCTTGGACCCAAGCAGCCCCAAACACGAGGCTGCTATAAAGTTGCAGAAGGTTTACAAGAGCTTCCGCACTAGGCGAAAGCTTGCTGATTGTGCTGTCCTGATTGAGCAGAGCTGGTGGAAGGTGTTGGATTTTGCAGAGCTCAAGAGGAGCTCCATTTCCTTTTTCGATATTGAGAAGCACGAGACAGCAATCTCTCGTTGGTCAAGAGCAAGAACAAGGGCTGCCAAG GTGGGAAAAGGCTTATCGCAGAACAGCAAAGCTCAGAAACTCGCGTTGCAACACTGGCTTGAAGCT ATTGATCCACGACACCGTTATGGCCACAATCTGCATTTCTATTATACAAAATGGTTGAATTCTCAAAGCAAAGAGCCCTTCTTCTACTG GCTAGATATAGGAGAGGGGAAGGAAGTTAATATTATGGAGAAGTGCGCTCGCTCTAAGCTTCAACAACAGTGCATCAAGTACCTTGGACCG agggagagagaggaTTATGAAGTTTCAGTGGAGGATGGGAAGCTCCTCTACAATAAAACCGGGGAGCTTGTCGACACCATTGACGAACCAAAAGGTTGCAAGTGGATCTTTGTCCTTAGCACATCCAGGACCTTATACGTggggaagaaaaagaaaggcTCGTTTCAGCACTCTAGCTTCTTGGCCGGAGGAGCCACGCTGGCTGCTGGAAGGATAGTAGCTGATAAGGGTGTCTTAAAG GCAGTCTGGCCTCACAGTGGACATTACCGGCCTACagctgaaaattttcaaaatttgttgtCATTTCTCACGGATAACGATGTGGATCTCGATAAAGTTGAG TTTGATTCTGTGGATGATGAAGATAAAGATAGAGTAGGGAAGCATATGAGAAACATCTCCTCCGGAGACGACTTGACTGAACGAGAGCAACTGGATATGGAAGAACACATTGTGGAGCACTCCAGCTTCCTGAAGGTTAGCTCAGGAGGGGGAGAAGAAGGCGTTAACTTGACTAAGTTAGATGCACGAAATAGCTCCAGTAACCTTACTCTCGAGATACCAAGTAGAGACAAAAGGCTAAAGGTTGAAGTAAAAAGCTTCATCCTAGCTGAAGAGGAGATGGACATCTGCGAGGAAGAAGATGAGACGATCCCGGAGGAATCCATTCTGAAACGAATCAACTCACACAAGGGAATGAAGTCGTACCAATTGGGAAAGCAACTGTCTTGCAAGTGGAGCACGGGAGCTGGACCTCGGATTGGGTGCCTTAGAGACTATCCGGCGGGGCTCCAGACTCATGTGTTGGAACAACTGAACCTATCTCCAAGAAGCAGACGACGCCTCAGATTTGACTTCCCTTCCCGCGCAACGACACCAACCGGGAGCAATCTTTCTCGGGCAGGCAGTTCTAGCCTCTGA